The Lycium barbarum isolate Lr01 chromosome 12, ASM1917538v2, whole genome shotgun sequence genome includes a region encoding these proteins:
- the LOC132622711 gene encoding BAG family molecular chaperone regulator 3-like, which translates to MIKLRSKGFFRSNSKVAVAVGKSIAGIDGNASEIKWELRPGGMLVQKRECENVGDQAIITIRVSTVSKSHDISIQPTSTFGELKMMLSMVTCLEAKEQRLLYRGKEREDYEHLHMVGVKDKDKVLLFQDPSVKERRLQVIAGSPYRTISV; encoded by the exons ATGATCAAGTTAAGATCAAAGGGGTTTTTCAGAAGCAATTCGAAGGTGGCTGTTGCAGTAGGCAAAAGTATTGCTGGAATTGACGGTAATGCTAGTGAAATTAAATGGGAGTTACGTCCAGGAGGTATGTTAGTTCAAAAAAGAGAATGTGAGAATGTTGGAGATCAAGCAATCATCACAATTCGAGTCTCAACTGTTTCTAAGTCCCATGACATTTCTATCCAACCCACTTCTACTTTTG GTGAATTGAAGATGATGCTGTCAATGGTAACCTGTTTGGAAGCAAAAGAGCAGAGGCTGCTATACAGAGGGAAAGAAAGAGAGGACTATGAACACTTGCACATGGTTGGGGTGAAAGACAAGGACAAAGTGCTTCTCTTCCAAGATCCATCTGTCAAAGAGAGACGTCTCCAAGTCATAGCCGGCTCTCCTTATCGAACAATTAGTGTCTAA
- the LOC132624385 gene encoding classical arabinogalactan protein 11-like codes for MARQVVALALLFVALVAGLTHAADLPASSPEASAPAADSISISPSTSPDASSPVASDVEPSSPPAPASEASAPNAAAPSQSTISAAPEAGAPNAADGPSGVSTAATDDYY; via the coding sequence ATGGCACGTCAAGTAGTTGCATTGGCTCTTCTCTTCGTTGCCCTTGTTGCAGGGCTAACACATGCAGCCGATTTGCCTGCTTCATCACCTGAAGCAAGCGCACCAGCAGCAGACTCAATTTCCATTAGCCCTTCTACTTCACCAGATGCATCAAGCCCTGTTGCTTCCGATGTTGAGCCATCATCACCACCTGCACCAGCTAGTGAAGCAAGTGCACCAAATGCAGCTGCACCTAGTCAGTCAACTATTTCTGCAGCACCTGAAGCTGGTGCACCAAATGCTGCTGATGGTCCATCGGGGGTTTCTACTGCTGCCACTGATGACTACTACTGA